A window from Fusarium musae strain F31 chromosome 8, whole genome shotgun sequence encodes these proteins:
- a CDS encoding hypothetical protein (EggNog:ENOG41): MVRIPRDGAPSEANRSEASDADAERGRLLSANDEEAEESYADAERLENWHTEHKRRETRRWSYLVMVISTIALITVLAIWVHNNTLSSGCEYDGSCNDISKLWGQYSSFFSVPSEIDSSTPDDCEVTIGIALSRHGARYPTAGKTTAYSATIARLQKSVTNYGKGYEWLKDYEYNLGSEDLTDFGQDQMIDSGKAFYERYIGLAEKTEPFIRASGSDRVIMSSHNFTQGFYASRGESGDDYTDGILVIPEEPGINNTLSHGTCSSFEDNDEIGDNSAQTAWGNKFLPSIRDRLNRNLHKAKLSLQETIYLMDLCPFNTVNTPDGIGQSRFCDLFSTEDWRSYDYYMTLGKYYEYGNGNTMGPTQGVGYVNELVSRLTRKPVNDHTTTNRTLDASPETFPLDRALYADFSHDNTMVSIFSAMGLYNSTSRLPKHHIIPAIRAHGYSSAWVVPFAARMYVEKLECGASNEEEGEEYVRVVINDRVMEMESCGGDEYGRCKLEDFVESLSFARQGGHWNKCGVK; the protein is encoded by the exons ATGGTTCGAATTCCGCGCGACGGCGCGCCTTCAGAAGCGAATCGCTCAGAAGCATCTGATGCCGATGCTGAGAGAGGGCGGCTACTATCTGCaaatgatgaagaagccgaagagaGCTATGCGGACGCAGAGCGACTTGAGAACTGGCATACAGAGCACAAGCGTCGAGAGACTCGACGATGGAGCTACCTTGTCATGGTAATCAGCACAATTGCATTAATCACAGTTCTCGCTATTTGGGTTCACAACAA CACACTGTCATCGGGATGTGAATATGACGGAAGCTGCAATGACATTTCCAAGCTCTGGGGACAAtattcttccttcttctctgtccCATCAGAGATTGATTCGTCAACACCGGATGATTGCGAGGTGACCATAGGAATTGCCCTGTCTCGCCATGGAGCTCGATATCCAACCGCTGGCAAGACTACAGCATACAGCGCCACCATTGCTCGCCTCCAGAAATCAGTAACCAATTATGGCAAGGGCTACGAATGGCTTAAGGACTACGAATACAACCTCGGATCTGAGGATCTGACCGATTTTGGTCAAGACCAGATGATTGATTCTGGAAAGGCTTTTTATGAGCGATACATAGGACTCGCTGAAAAGACGGAGCCTTTCATCAGGGCATCAGGATCCGACAGAGTTATCATGTCGTCTCACAACTTCACACAAGGTTTCTATGCCTCTCGAGGAGAGTCTGGAGATGACTACACCGATGGCATTCTTGTAATTCCCGAGGAGCCTGGTATCAACAACACACTGTCACATGGAACATGTAGCTCGTTCGAGGACAACGATGAGATAGGTGATAACAGTGCGCAGACTGCCTGGGGAAACAAATTCCTGCCTTCTATTCGGGATAGACTGAACAGGAATCTGCACAAAGCCAAATTGTCGTTACAGGAGACGATCTATCTCATGGATCTGTGCCCTTTCAACACAGTCAACACTCCTGATGGTATAGGACAATCCCGTTTCTGCGACCTTTTCTCCACAGAAGATTGGCGAAGCTACGATTACTACATGACTCTAGGCAAATATTACGAATATGGTAATGGCAACACAATGGGACCGACACAGGGCGTAGGATACGTCAACGAGCTTGTTTCTCGATTGACGAGGAAGCCTGTTAATGACCACACCACAACCAATCGCACGTTGGACGCCAGTCCTGAGACATTTCCCCTGGACAGGGCGTTATATGCAGACTTTAGCCACGACAACACTATGGTGTCTATTTTCTCAGCAATGGGTCTGTACAACTCGACAAGCAGGCTACCGAAACACCATATCATACCAGCTATCCGAGCACATGGCTACTCATCGGCATGGGTAGTCCCCTTTGCTGCGCGAATGTATGTAGAGAAGCTCGAGTGCGGCGCTTCAAATGAAGAGGAGGGGGAAGAATACGTGAGGGTGGTGATAAATGACAGAGTTATGGAAATGGAGAGCTGTGGGGGGGATGAGTATGGACGATGTAAGTTGGAGGATTTCGTGGAGAGCTTGTCGTTCGCGAGGCAGGGAGGACATTGGAATAAGTGCGGTGTCAAGTGA
- a CDS encoding hypothetical protein (EggNog:ENOG41), which yields MVSTAGGIVIAIIVLLVAGAVGWVVFTQLRARRLGLPPPSLASYLPWHKEDSGYGIQPAPSGIAGWFNDKIRKFKNRNNRSAAGAYEQSGGARGRRGFGPLDPDEAWDSRVGNEADQYGYYEEDVGGRGRDTGYGGGYNMNLAATPGLPGGRGFDEEEDRGRRASRSPASGPGGRNPFDDDAGSSLRGVSPRPIDTGVAKPKNRSDSAESSPTERRSVFRENM from the exons ATGGTGTCGACGGCAGGAGGCATCGTGATCGCCATTattgttcttctcgttgcAGGAGCTGTTGGATGGGTTGTATTCACACAGCTTCGTGCTCGCAGACTCGGC CTCCCCCCTCCAAGTCTTGCATCGTATCTACCATGGCATAAGGAAGATAGCGGCTATGGAATACAGCCTGCCCCTAGCGGCATCGCTGGCTGGTTCAACGACAAGATTCGCAAATTCAAGAACCGTAACAACCGATCCGCCGCAGGCGCTTACGAGCAATCCGGCGGTGCTCGCGGTCGTCGCGGCTTTGGTCCACTGGATCCTGACGAAGCGTGGGACTCGCGCGTTGGAAACGAAGCAGACCAATATGGATACtatgaggaggatgttggtgGTCGCGGCCGGGACACCGGATACGGCGGTGGTTACAACATGAACCTCGCGGCGACGCCGGGATTGCCGGGCGGTCGGGGtttcgatgaagaggaagatcggGGGCGTAGGGCCAGCAGAAGCCCTGCATCGGGACCCGGAGGGCGAAACCCGTTCGATGACGACGCTGGTTCAAGTTTGCGCGGCGTGAGCCCTCGACCTATCGACACGGGAGTTGCGAAACCCAAGAACAGAAGCGACAGCGCCGAGAGCAGTCCGACAGAGCGACGGTCTGTGTTTAGGGAGAACATGTAA